The following proteins are encoded in a genomic region of Sneathiella marina:
- the hemE gene encoding uroporphyrinogen decarboxylase, giving the protein MTTTPAKLMLRALSGEITERPPFWLMRQAGRYLPEYRATRAQAGNFLDLCYNPRLAEEVTLQPLRRYGMDAAILFADILLIPDALGQPLDYLEGEGPVLDPVRSAGELSKLNPENIHKTLEPVYETVSRLSSSIPSDCTLIGFAGAPWTVATYMVEGRGSKDYVNIKKWMYGDPAGFSALMDILVEATIAYLLKQVEAGAEVVQIFDTWAGVLPDDEFRKWVLGPTKRIVEGLRHHHPDLPVIGFPKGVGGNIIDFVEETGVTAVSLDTGTPLDWAARNVQTRVPVQGNLDPILLVQGGAAMENRIAEIINRLKSAPFIFNLGHGIIPQTPPEHVGALSQLIRDGSPS; this is encoded by the coding sequence GTGACAACGACACCAGCGAAACTCATGCTCAGAGCTCTTTCCGGCGAGATAACCGAGCGACCCCCATTCTGGCTCATGCGTCAGGCCGGGCGCTATCTTCCTGAGTATCGGGCTACCCGGGCCCAAGCCGGAAACTTCCTCGATCTTTGCTACAATCCCAGGCTTGCAGAGGAAGTGACTTTGCAGCCTCTGCGCCGCTACGGCATGGATGCCGCCATTCTCTTTGCCGATATCCTGCTGATCCCCGATGCCCTGGGACAGCCGTTGGATTATCTCGAAGGGGAAGGTCCGGTTCTCGATCCTGTTCGCTCGGCAGGGGAGTTGTCAAAACTGAACCCGGAGAATATCCATAAGACACTCGAGCCGGTTTACGAGACGGTTTCCAGATTGAGTTCGTCCATTCCATCGGACTGTACCCTGATCGGATTTGCCGGGGCGCCCTGGACCGTGGCGACTTACATGGTCGAAGGTCGGGGGTCCAAGGATTACGTCAATATCAAGAAATGGATGTATGGCGACCCAGCAGGATTCTCGGCGCTGATGGATATTCTGGTCGAGGCGACAATTGCCTATTTGCTGAAACAGGTTGAAGCGGGGGCGGAAGTCGTCCAGATATTTGATACCTGGGCCGGTGTTCTGCCCGATGACGAGTTCCGTAAATGGGTGCTGGGACCGACAAAACGCATTGTCGAGGGGTTGAGGCATCATCACCCCGATTTACCCGTCATCGGCTTTCCCAAGGGCGTTGGCGGCAATATTATCGACTTTGTCGAGGAGACCGGCGTGACCGCTGTCAGTCTGGATACGGGAACGCCGCTGGATTGGGCGGCCCGAAATGTACAGACCCGGGTTCCGGTACAGGGAAATCTTGATCCTATTTTGCTGGTTCAGGGCGGCGCCGCCATGGAAAACCGAATTGCCGAGATCATCAATCGACTGAAGTCTGCGCCGTTTATTTTCAATCTTGGTCACGGCATTATTCCGCAAACACCGCCGGAGCATGTGGGGGCCCTGAGCCAGCTGATCCGGGACGGGTCTCCCTCATAA
- the rho gene encoding transcription termination factor Rho — protein MNLQELKLRTPAEILALAEEREIENASTLRKQEQLFAILKYEAENGAEITGGGVLEILQDGFGFLRSPDANYLAGPDDIYISPSQIRRFSLRTGDTVDGQIRSPKDGERYFALLKVQNINFEDPEKGRHKINFDNLTPLYPDERIKLETPDPTENGINSARVIDLVSPQGKGQRALIVAPPRTGKTVLLQNIANSITTNNPEVYLIVLLIDERPEEVTDMKRSVNGEVVSSTFDEPASRHVQVAEMVIEKAKRLVEHKRDVVILLDSITRLARAYNTVVPSSGKVLTGGVDANALQRPKRFFGAARNIEEGGSLTIVATALIETGSRMDEVIFEEFKGTGNSEIILDRKLSDKRVFPAIDITKSGTRKEELLVDKGTLAKMWVLRRILNPMGTTDAMEFLIDKLKQSKSNDDFFDSMNT, from the coding sequence ATGAATCTTCAAGAACTTAAACTAAGAACCCCAGCGGAAATTCTGGCTTTGGCGGAAGAGCGCGAAATTGAAAACGCCTCCACATTACGAAAGCAGGAACAGCTTTTTGCCATCCTTAAATATGAGGCGGAAAATGGCGCGGAAATCACCGGAGGCGGGGTTCTGGAAATCCTGCAGGACGGTTTCGGATTTCTTCGCTCCCCCGACGCCAACTATCTGGCCGGTCCCGATGATATTTATATCAGCCCGAGCCAGATCCGGCGATTTTCCCTTCGAACAGGGGATACGGTAGACGGGCAAATTCGCAGCCCCAAAGACGGCGAGAGATATTTCGCCCTTCTGAAAGTCCAGAACATCAACTTCGAAGACCCGGAAAAGGGTCGCCACAAAATCAACTTCGATAACCTGACCCCGCTTTATCCAGATGAGCGCATCAAGCTGGAAACACCCGACCCCACCGAAAATGGTATAAACTCCGCCCGCGTGATCGACCTGGTCTCACCGCAGGGCAAGGGCCAGCGGGCCCTGATCGTGGCCCCGCCCAGAACCGGTAAAACCGTTCTCCTTCAGAATATCGCCAATTCCATCACCACCAATAACCCGGAAGTCTATTTGATCGTCCTGCTGATTGACGAGCGTCCGGAAGAGGTGACCGACATGAAACGCTCGGTCAATGGCGAAGTGGTGTCCTCAACCTTTGATGAGCCCGCCTCGCGCCATGTGCAGGTGGCGGAAATGGTCATTGAAAAAGCCAAGCGTCTGGTTGAACATAAACGCGACGTGGTGATCCTGCTCGACAGTATCACCCGTCTGGCCCGCGCCTATAACACGGTCGTGCCCTCCAGTGGTAAGGTCCTGACCGGCGGTGTGGATGCCAATGCGCTGCAACGGCCGAAACGCTTCTTCGGGGCCGCCCGGAATATCGAGGAAGGCGGCTCGCTGACCATCGTCGCCACCGCCCTGATCGAAACCGGCTCGCGCATGGACGAGGTGATCTTTGAAGAATTCAAGGGCACCGGTAACTCGGAAATCATCCTCGATCGCAAACTGTCCGACAAGCGGGTCTTCCCGGCCATCGACATTACCAAGTCCGGCACCCGCAAAGAGGAACTGCTGGTTGACAAGGGCACGCTGGCCAAAATGTGGGTGCTGCGCCGCATTCTCAACCCCATGGGCACCACCGACGCCATGGAATTCCTTATCGACAAGCTGAAACAGAGCAAGTCCAACGACGACTTCTTCGACAGCATGAATACATAA
- a CDS encoding AbrB/MazE/SpoVT family DNA-binding domain-containing protein, with translation MSSSYKDKSALFETKLRKTGSAVGATIPAEFLRQLNMQAGDKVNVRIEENGIKIVKSDPAFEADMALYDVIEDRFAPAFKKLSE, from the coding sequence ATGTCGAGCAGCTATAAGGATAAATCCGCCTTGTTTGAAACCAAACTGCGCAAGACCGGCAGCGCTGTGGGGGCAACGATCCCCGCAGAGTTTCTGCGTCAGCTTAATATGCAGGCCGGCGACAAGGTCAATGTCCGGATCGAGGAGAACGGCATAAAAATCGTTAAATCCGATCCGGCTTTCGAGGCGGATATGGCGCTTTATGACGTTATCGAAGATCGTTTTGCCCCGGCTTTCAAGAAACTCTCTGAATAA
- a CDS encoding type II toxin-antitoxin system death-on-curing family toxin: MTFELPSKPVMLAIHKRQLERFGGATGIRDEGGIDAALARPMQLSAYSDGDMDIFRISASLLYSITKNRHPFTDGNKRVGLAMLLLTLSKNGWVLDISNEQAIKMTLAVADGSLSEADLVTYCRENSIPFAT, encoded by the coding sequence ATGACGTTTGAATTACCGTCGAAACCGGTAATGCTGGCCATCCATAAACGACAACTGGAACGGTTTGGCGGAGCAACGGGCATTCGCGATGAAGGCGGCATCGATGCGGCCCTCGCCCGGCCAATGCAGCTGAGCGCTTATAGCGATGGGGATATGGATATTTTCCGGATTTCCGCCTCCCTGCTCTACAGCATTACCAAGAACCGCCATCCCTTTACGGACGGCAATAAGCGGGTTGGCCTGGCCATGTTGCTCCTGACGCTGTCAAAAAATGGCTGGGTTCTGGATATCAGCAATGAACAGGCAATCAAGATGACACTTGCAGTTGCCGACGGATCCTTATCCGAAGCGGATTTGGTAACTTATTGCCGTGAAAACTCAATCCCCTTCGCAACATAA
- the hemJ gene encoding protoporphyrinogen oxidase HemJ: MLVDIYPWVKSLHIISVIAWMAGMFYLPRLFVYHADAEIGSDKSETFKIMERRLLRGIINPAMMMTFIFGGLLLLTPGVVHWGDVWIWLKLALVFLMSGYHGYLSRWRRQFEADDNQRPAKFYRWVNEVPTVLMVFIVILVVVKPFQ, from the coding sequence ATACTGGTTGATATCTATCCATGGGTGAAATCCCTGCATATCATTTCGGTGATTGCCTGGATGGCCGGCATGTTCTATTTGCCGCGGCTATTTGTCTATCATGCGGATGCGGAAATCGGCTCTGACAAATCGGAAACCTTTAAGATTATGGAACGGCGGCTGCTTCGGGGTATCATCAACCCGGCGATGATGATGACATTTATATTTGGCGGCTTGTTATTGCTGACCCCGGGTGTCGTTCATTGGGGGGATGTCTGGATCTGGTTGAAACTGGCGCTGGTCTTCCTGATGTCCGGTTATCATGGATATCTATCGCGCTGGCGCCGGCAATTTGAGGCGGATGATAATCAGCGACCGGCAAAATTCTATCGCTGGGTCAATGAAGTTCCGACGGTTTTGATGGTTTTCATCGTTATCCTGGTTGTTGTAAAACCTTTTCAATAG
- the hemH gene encoding ferrochelatase, producing MARKAVVLFNLGGPDSLEAVQPFLYNLFMDPAIIRLPKPLRFLVAKLISSRRAPVAQEIYGHLGGSSPLLPQTEAQAAALKTALSDSNPVDEYEIFICMRYWHPLSAQTVQSVKSYGPDEIILVPLYPQYSSTTSASSLADWHGAAKSAQLEVPTATLCCYPLENGLISAYSTLIAEKIEGMDLSRTRILFSAHGLPQKIVDAGDPYQWQIEQTATGIVEKLARPELDWKICYQSRVGPLKWLQPSTDDEIAAAGAAGLSLVILPIAFVSEHSETLVELDIEYAELAKKSGVPHYKRVDTVGVSDDFIAGLADVVLRLTPGAVTSGQGGRICPGKFSDCALAS from the coding sequence ATGGCCCGCAAAGCAGTTGTGCTGTTTAACCTGGGAGGTCCGGACAGTCTGGAGGCGGTTCAGCCGTTTCTGTATAACCTGTTTATGGATCCGGCCATTATCCGGCTGCCCAAACCCTTGCGGTTTCTTGTCGCCAAGCTGATTTCGTCGCGCCGGGCACCGGTGGCGCAGGAAATCTATGGCCATCTTGGCGGATCCTCACCGCTTTTGCCGCAAACCGAGGCCCAGGCGGCTGCCTTGAAAACTGCCCTTTCGGACAGCAATCCGGTGGATGAATATGAAATTTTTATCTGCATGCGCTATTGGCATCCGCTAAGTGCACAAACGGTTCAATCCGTGAAATCCTACGGCCCCGATGAAATTATTCTGGTGCCGCTATATCCGCAATATTCGTCAACCACATCAGCCTCTTCCCTTGCGGACTGGCACGGCGCGGCAAAATCCGCGCAACTGGAGGTTCCCACGGCAACGCTCTGTTGCTATCCCCTGGAAAACGGCCTGATTTCAGCTTATTCGACCTTGATTGCCGAGAAAATTGAGGGCATGGACCTGAGCCGGACCCGGATTTTATTTTCGGCCCATGGGCTCCCGCAGAAAATCGTCGATGCGGGGGATCCCTATCAATGGCAGATCGAACAAACGGCAACCGGCATCGTTGAGAAGCTGGCCCGACCGGAGCTGGACTGGAAAATCTGCTATCAAAGCCGGGTGGGTCCCCTGAAATGGCTGCAGCCTTCTACCGATGATGAAATAGCGGCTGCCGGGGCGGCGGGTCTCTCGCTTGTGATTCTGCCCATTGCTTTTGTCTCGGAACATTCTGAAACCCTGGTGGAACTGGATATTGAATACGCGGAACTGGCGAAAAAATCCGGTGTTCCCCACTATAAACGGGTTGACACTGTCGGTGTGTCCGACGATTTTATTGCCGGACTTGCCGACGTGGTCCTGCGCCTGACGCCAGGCGCGGTAACCAGCGGGCAGGGTGGGCGCATCTGCCCGGGCAAATTTTCAGATTGCGCGTTGGCGTCGTGA
- a CDS encoding methylated-DNA--[protein]-cysteine S-methyltransferase: protein MAQLSMHSPVGDLTVTEEDNVIISLDWGWVPVEWQTETPLLRKAIDQLNQYFDGEIGDFDLPLDPPGTDFQKQVWDQMLKIPAGTTKSYGDLAKALTTAAQPVGTACGANPIPIIIPCHRVLAAGKQMGGYSGLGGLDTKRALLKLEKALPPEQQAFDL, encoded by the coding sequence ATGGCCCAGCTTAGCATGCATAGCCCGGTGGGCGATCTGACAGTGACCGAGGAAGACAACGTCATCATTTCCCTTGATTGGGGATGGGTCCCGGTAGAGTGGCAGACGGAGACACCGTTGCTGAGGAAAGCAATTGACCAGCTCAACCAGTATTTTGATGGCGAGATCGGTGATTTTGACCTGCCGCTGGACCCGCCGGGCACGGATTTCCAGAAACAGGTCTGGGACCAGATGCTGAAAATCCCGGCCGGGACAACCAAGTCTTACGGCGATCTGGCCAAAGCGCTGACCACGGCGGCGCAACCGGTGGGCACGGCCTGCGGGGCCAATCCCATCCCGATTATCATCCCCTGCCATCGGGTGCTGGCGGCGGGCAAACAAATGGGCGGCTATTCGGGCCTCGGCGGTCTGGACACCAAAAGAGCCTTGCTGAAACTGGAAAAGGCCCTGCCACCGGAACAGCAAGCCTTTGATTTATAA
- a CDS encoding thioredoxin domain-containing protein — translation MENLLGQETSPYLLQHQDNPVHWQPWSKETLALAKSEGKPILLSVGYAACHWCHVMAHESFEDPATAAVMNELFINIKVDREERPDIDQIYQSALALLGEQGGWPLTMFLNSSGEPFWGGTYFPPGNSYGRPGFTNVLQTVSDIFKNEPEKVTKNRDALKTALQQHNKGFDGDRPKLTLEVLDRIAARYAEEADPEYGGIGSAPKFPQTYVLETLWRSYLRTGNEGLAEIVIKALTVMSQGGIYDHLGGGFARYSTDARWLAPHFEKMLYDNAQILDLLLTVHHETKSELFEARIYETVDWLLREMVTDEGGFAATIDADSEGVEGKFYVWSRGDVTALLPDHASHFCEVYDISEEGNWEETNILNRLNYPDMQDVETEASLKECRDILFAARASRIPPGLDDKVLTDWNGLMITTLARAGDYFGEPRWIDAAETAFVAITTNSMETDGRLFHSYRLGRAQHSGVLDDYANMSRAGLALYEITGKAFYLERVQRWTGLLDKHFWDDTVGGYFYTADDAEALIVRTKNAHDNAVPAGNGVVLEVLAKLHLLTGERAPFEAATDMVRHFSAEIGRNFFPLATLLNNFETLVNARQIVVVGQRSDAQTLDLIAVLKDFSIPTRVVNVIDETEDLPFDHPAKGKTKQDGKPTVYVCTGPVCSAPANSAVAFRALLEEGQVHGPA, via the coding sequence ATGGAAAATTTACTCGGCCAGGAAACCAGCCCCTATCTCCTCCAGCATCAGGACAATCCGGTGCATTGGCAACCCTGGAGCAAGGAAACGCTGGCACTGGCCAAATCCGAAGGCAAACCGATCCTGCTCAGTGTCGGCTATGCCGCCTGTCACTGGTGTCATGTGATGGCCCATGAAAGCTTTGAGGATCCGGCCACCGCTGCGGTGATGAACGAGCTGTTCATCAATATCAAGGTCGACCGGGAGGAACGTCCGGACATCGACCAGATCTATCAAAGCGCCCTCGCCCTGCTGGGAGAGCAAGGCGGCTGGCCGCTGACCATGTTCCTCAATTCCAGCGGGGAGCCGTTCTGGGGCGGCACCTATTTTCCGCCCGGCAACAGCTATGGCCGGCCCGGCTTTACCAATGTGCTGCAAACCGTGTCCGACATCTTTAAAAACGAGCCGGAGAAAGTCACCAAGAACCGCGATGCGCTGAAAACCGCCCTGCAACAGCATAACAAGGGCTTTGACGGCGACCGTCCCAAGCTCACCCTGGAAGTTCTCGACCGCATTGCCGCGCGCTATGCGGAAGAAGCCGACCCGGAATATGGCGGCATCGGGTCGGCACCGAAATTTCCGCAGACTTATGTGCTGGAAACCCTGTGGCGCAGCTATCTGCGGACCGGCAATGAAGGATTGGCGGAAATCGTTATCAAGGCGCTGACGGTGATGTCACAAGGCGGCATTTATGATCATCTGGGCGGCGGCTTTGCCCGCTATTCCACCGATGCCCGCTGGCTCGCCCCGCATTTCGAGAAAATGCTCTATGACAATGCGCAAATCCTCGATTTGCTGCTAACTGTCCATCATGAAACCAAGTCGGAGCTGTTCGAGGCGCGGATTTATGAGACTGTCGACTGGCTGTTGCGCGAGATGGTCACCGATGAAGGTGGCTTTGCCGCCACCATTGATGCGGACAGCGAAGGGGTTGAAGGCAAGTTCTATGTCTGGTCCAGGGGTGACGTCACGGCGCTTCTGCCCGATCATGCCTCGCATTTCTGTGAGGTATATGACATCAGTGAGGAGGGAAACTGGGAAGAAACCAATATTCTCAACCGCCTGAACTACCCCGATATGCAGGATGTGGAGACGGAAGCCAGCCTGAAGGAATGCCGCGATATCCTGTTTGCGGCGCGCGCCTCCCGCATCCCTCCGGGTCTCGATGACAAGGTGCTGACGGACTGGAACGGGCTGATGATCACCACCCTCGCCCGCGCCGGGGATTATTTCGGCGAGCCCCGCTGGATCGATGCGGCGGAAACCGCCTTTGTCGCCATCACCACCAATTCCATGGAGACGGACGGACGGCTGTTCCACAGCTATCGTCTGGGCCGGGCGCAGCATAGCGGTGTGCTCGATGACTACGCCAATATGAGCCGGGCCGGACTGGCCCTGTATGAAATTACCGGCAAGGCCTTTTACCTGGAGCGGGTGCAGAGGTGGACCGGTTTACTGGATAAACATTTCTGGGACGATACGGTGGGCGGCTATTTCTATACGGCCGATGATGCGGAAGCGCTGATTGTCCGCACCAAGAACGCCCATGACAATGCGGTCCCGGCGGGCAATGGTGTGGTGCTGGAAGTCTTGGCCAAGCTGCATCTGCTGACCGGGGAGAGGGCGCCGTTCGAGGCGGCGACGGATATGGTACGGCATTTCTCGGCGGAAATCGGCCGCAACTTCTTCCCGCTGGCGACCTTGCTGAATAATTTTGAAACCCTGGTCAATGCCCGGCAAATAGTCGTCGTTGGCCAGCGCAGTGATGCGCAAACCCTTGATCTGATTGCTGTTTTAAAGGATTTCAGTATCCCGACGCGGGTCGTCAATGTGATTGATGAAACCGAAGACCTGCCCTTTGACCATCCGGCCAAGGGGAAAACCAAACAGGACGGCAAACCCACCGTTTATGTCTGTACGGGCCCGGTCTGCTCGGCCCCGGCCAACAGCGCCGTCGCCTTTCGCGCCCTGCTCGAGGAAGGACAGGTTCATGGCCCAGCTTAG
- a CDS encoding Maf family protein, with translation MADASQPELVLASASVSRARLLTNAGLDFTKIPAAIDEDEVKHALRGAMAPPSDTAVALAELKASRISRNYPAAFVIGADQILDCNGIWFDKPPDMDHARAHLLSLKGKSHQLSNAVCVAKGGTILWHHVNQASLTMRPFDDAFLEKYLAEAGDAILSSVGAYHLEGLGAHLFSRVEGDFFSILGLPLLPLLDFLRNHKIGLTI, from the coding sequence ATGGCCGACGCCTCTCAGCCTGAGCTAGTTCTTGCCTCCGCCAGTGTTTCGCGGGCCCGCCTGCTCACCAATGCCGGACTGGATTTTACAAAAATACCGGCGGCCATTGACGAGGATGAGGTCAAGCACGCCCTGCGCGGCGCCATGGCGCCACCGTCCGACACAGCCGTCGCCCTTGCGGAGTTGAAGGCCAGCCGGATTTCACGCAATTATCCGGCGGCGTTCGTCATCGGGGCGGACCAGATCCTTGATTGCAATGGCATCTGGTTCGACAAACCGCCGGATATGGATCATGCCCGGGCCCATCTCCTCAGCCTGAAAGGCAAGTCCCACCAGTTGAGCAATGCGGTTTGTGTCGCCAAAGGCGGGACGATCCTCTGGCATCATGTCAATCAGGCGAGTTTGACCATGCGTCCCTTTGACGACGCCTTTCTGGAAAAATATCTGGCCGAGGCCGGGGACGCCATATTATCGTCCGTTGGCGCCTATCATCTGGAAGGCCTGGGGGCCCATCTGTTCAGCCGGGTTGAGGGGGATTTTTTCTCGATTTTGGGGCTGCCGCTGCTGCCGCTTCTGGATTTTTTACGTAATCATAAAATCGGGTTGACTATATGA
- a CDS encoding pyruvate, water dikinase regulatory protein: MTQFHLHLVSDSTGETLQSMTKAALVQFEGVAPIEHVWTLTRTVRQLDDILDSIEQKPGLVLYTLVNKEMRDVLEKGCQKLNVSCSSVLDPVLAAFSSFLGQEIQQLPGRQHILDQNYFGRIEALNYTMAHDDGQMSEGLNEADIVLVGVSRTSKTPTSFYLAHRGFKTANVPIVPAIPLPQELFSLSNPIVVGLTTSPERLSEIRKNRLLSLHETVDTDYVDRERIKEEVIMARKICTRESWPIIDVSRRSVEETAAQIITLFTKRQEQAGVR; the protein is encoded by the coding sequence ATGACGCAATTTCATCTTCACCTGGTTTCGGATTCCACCGGCGAAACGTTGCAATCCATGACCAAGGCGGCCCTCGTGCAATTTGAGGGCGTGGCGCCGATCGAGCATGTATGGACATTGACAAGAACCGTTCGTCAACTGGATGATATCCTTGATTCCATTGAACAAAAACCGGGTTTGGTCCTCTATACACTGGTCAATAAGGAAATGCGGGACGTACTGGAAAAAGGCTGCCAGAAACTGAACGTCTCCTGCTCCTCGGTGCTTGATCCGGTGCTGGCCGCTTTTTCCAGTTTTCTCGGTCAGGAAATTCAACAGCTGCCCGGACGGCAACATATTCTTGATCAGAATTACTTTGGCCGGATTGAAGCGCTGAATTATACCATGGCCCATGATGACGGCCAGATGTCCGAAGGCCTGAATGAAGCCGATATTGTTTTGGTGGGTGTTTCCCGTACCTCGAAAACGCCGACATCCTTTTATCTGGCCCATCGGGGATTCAAGACCGCCAATGTTCCCATTGTCCCGGCAATTCCCTTGCCGCAGGAGCTGTTCTCGCTCAGCAATCCCATTGTTGTTGGCTTGACCACCAGTCCGGAGAGATTGTCGGAAATACGTAAAAACCGCTTGCTCAGCCTGCATGAAACCGTTGATACGGATTATGTGGACCGGGAGCGGATCAAGGAAGAAGTGATTATGGCGCGTAAAATATGCACACGCGAAAGCTGGCCGATTATTGATGTTTCCCGCCGATCGGTGGAGGAAACGGCGGCTCAGATTATCACCCTGTTTACCAAACGCCAGGAACAGGCAGGGGTTCGATAG
- a CDS encoding DUF6489 family protein: MKINVDIDCTPQEARTFLGLPDVEKMQEAVMAQLQARMMENINSLDPESMMKTWLPAGIQGMEQMQKMFLSQFGMDPTKK, translated from the coding sequence ATGAAGATTAATGTAGATATTGATTGTACGCCACAAGAAGCAAGGACTTTTTTAGGGTTGCCCGACGTGGAGAAGATGCAGGAAGCCGTGATGGCACAATTACAGGCCAGGATGATGGAGAATATCAACAGTCTCGACCCGGAAAGCATGATGAAGACATGGCTGCCCGCCGGCATTCAGGGCATGGAGCAAATGCAGAAGATGTTCCTGTCGCAATTCGGCATGGATCCGACCAAGAAATAA
- a CDS encoding quinone oxidoreductase family protein: MTKAVRFYETGGPEVMQWEDVEVGAPGAGEVRLRHSAVGLNFIDVYFRTGLYPAPLPNGLGMEGAGVIEALGDGVSGLAVGDRVAYAGRPIGAYAEVRVMPADGLIKIPDSIDDQTAAAMMLQGMTTEYLLQRTFPVKKGDTILFHAAAGGVGLMACQWARHVGATLIGTVGSDEKAALAKANGAAHTINYRTENFTDRVREITDGKGVPVVYDAIGKDTFEGSLDCLSPRGLMVSFGNSSGPVENVNLAILGAKGSVYVTRPSLMDYNANRADLEKSASDLIRMVESGAVTVNIGQTYPLSEVRKAHEDLEGRKTTGSTVFTL; this comes from the coding sequence ATGACGAAAGCAGTTCGATTTTATGAAACCGGTGGCCCGGAGGTGATGCAATGGGAAGATGTCGAGGTTGGTGCCCCCGGTGCCGGTGAAGTCCGCCTCCGGCATAGCGCCGTGGGCCTTAATTTCATCGATGTATATTTCCGCACCGGTCTCTACCCTGCCCCGCTGCCCAATGGACTGGGCATGGAAGGCGCCGGGGTGATCGAGGCGCTGGGCGACGGCGTGTCGGGCCTTGCGGTTGGCGACCGGGTGGCCTATGCGGGCCGGCCCATCGGCGCCTATGCGGAGGTCCGGGTGATGCCCGCCGACGGGCTGATCAAGATCCCGGACAGCATTGACGATCAGACCGCGGCGGCGATGATGCTGCAGGGCATGACCACCGAATATCTGCTGCAACGGACCTTCCCGGTGAAAAAAGGCGACACCATCCTGTTCCATGCGGCGGCGGGCGGTGTTGGCCTGATGGCCTGTCAATGGGCCCGGCATGTGGGCGCGACCCTGATCGGCACCGTGGGATCGGACGAGAAAGCGGCCTTGGCGAAAGCCAACGGCGCGGCCCATACCATCAATTACCGCACCGAGAATTTCACCGACCGGGTGCGGGAGATCACCGACGGCAAGGGTGTCCCGGTTGTCTATGACGCCATCGGCAAGGATACCTTCGAAGGCTCCCTCGATTGTCTGTCGCCGCGCGGCTTGATGGTCTCGTTCGGCAATTCATCGGGCCCGGTTGAGAATGTCAACCTGGCCATTTTGGGGGCCAAGGGATCGGTTTACGTGACCCGGCCCAGCCTGATGGACTATAACGCCAACCGGGCCGATCTTGAAAAATCCGCCAGCGATCTGATCCGGATGGTCGAGAGCGGCGCCGTCACCGTCAATATCGGCCAGACTTATCCCCTGTCGGAAGTGCGCAAAGCCCATGAAGACCTGGAAGGGCGCAAAACCACCGGCTCAACGGTGTTTACGCTGTAA